The Calliopsis andreniformis isolate RMS-2024a chromosome 10, iyCalAndr_principal, whole genome shotgun sequence nucleotide sequence AGATACAACTTACATTATTGTAGAAATCGTGCACTTATGTAAATATATGAGCAGCTCCTTTTTTACacagaaataattatttaagtACTCATACATAATTAATCACCCTATCCGAGCTAGTGCTTTTTGcaacaaaatttatttctttatcCAGTAACTGAATAGttattatacaaatattttttaaaattattttccattgatatcgatgataattgtaTAATTTGAATACATGACTATGTATATTTTGATACACCATTACTTAAAAGTAGGAAATTATTAATTAGTTCAAATTTTTTCTCTGTCTTTCTATTGAAATTTTGATTATATTGCAATGGTAAAATATATTACCAGTATTATAActtatattttgtacaaaatgctaaatctatatatttatattaattgatATATGTGTGTTTCATATGTAGTTAATTTCCAATCCATCATCTCTCATCTTATACACTATTAGTGCATTCGTAATATTCGATTCAGTGTAGCAATATTAAAGCAATTATATATTAAGAACTATTTAGAATATTATACTTCATTAACAAAGTCCATTTAATATCATAGAAACCTTTAAAAATGATGTACATTGATAAATAACaattacatttttatatattatttaagtTTATCATTCAATTTGTGTATGAATAACGAATCATTTATAATTACTACTTTTAATTACTATTGATATTTTGCAAAAAAGAGACTGATTCGTATCCATATAAAGATATTAGTAATGAAAACATTGTATAAACCATttattaaaagtaattaaaagaaaatatcaAACATTCATCATTAGAAATAACTTTTTATATCACTGTAGATATTTGTTTTATGTATATATCTAAAATATTTTACCAAGTATTAAAACTACTATTACATTCATTGATTGTAAGTACAATTTCattattagttttttaaatatgtGCATTTTAAACTTATTAAATCATTTCACactttaatttttaaaacatatatagatatttataataatttttgtGATATCTAAGTAACGAAAACATTAACTCCAAAACTTAATTACATCTTCTGTATTTACATTTAACACGGAATGTACTTTGCACGAAATTATAAAATACTAGACATTCATTTTAAatatacatttattttaaaaataaattccaGCAATTAAATTACATCTTAATTAATGTCAAAACTTATTTAACActaaaataacaattataattttaGTAAATATGCAATTTTCACTtacaaatacaatatatttttATGGAAAGAATAATAACAAGAGCATAAAAGATGTTATAATAAGAAattgtttaataataataataatctaataaatgaaatgttTATACAGGCATGTGTATGtatttgaattattttcatTTCATAATTCATAAGAGCTTATAGCAAGTGAATACTGTAAATTAAAccataaatttaaatatatttacaaaattGAATATGTTCTCATTGGATCATTGACGTTTTTTCTTTAGTAACATGTAACGACGCCAAATAGATGCTCGAGATCGCTTTAAAACTTTTGCTAAATCCGCATATTTTCGTTTTTCATCAAGGTTTATATTGCGCTCTAGGTGATTTAAAATCATCTTGTCTTCTTCGGGAAGAAACCTAAATTCAAACAAATATAAACGCAAGTATAATgtcaaatataaattcaatattCCATTCTTCATCATTTCATTATTTCTCTACTTTTAACAATATGTTACCTTCTTTGTAAACGTTCCTGATATAAATTTCTAAATCTGTGATATACACTGTACAATGTTCTATTTGGTAGACCATCAGCTAGAAACTGTACAAATCTTCTTCTTTGTATCTTGCTGCGAATATAAGCTACATTTTCTTCTCGTAAAAGCAAAAATGGTTGAACTTTTCTGGAATCCCAATTATGTAActatataaaaataaagaaattttagtaaaatcttaaattaataatacagtctgattatatttttcttctaaaaatatgagatattttttaattgttaTACCTTGCAGAATGACTTCCAGTTAttgctaattatttgatcttcaGATGGGTGGAAACATCCTTTTTTAATAGCTGAgaatttttcgaatttttttatttcttggtGTGTTGGAGGACGAGACCCAGCACGCGTTTCAATTTCATGCTGTGGTAGAACAGGattttttaattgtacttttaaATTTCGTAGGAACTGTAATAAATATAGAATTTTATAATTTACGTGTAATACGAAATAACTAGTATAGAAAACAATACCTGTAATTCCTCTTTAGGAATTTTATTTGTTTCTTTTATATCTTGCACAAGTAAATTAACATCATCAACctccattttaaaaaatttattttaacaatAAAATCCTTTCTGCATTTAAGAGAAAAAATGAATCTACTAAAGGATACGATTAGTCGACCAAATAATTACATCTTATAATGTAAATGATAACAGTAGTTGATTTTTGTATATCAGCTATTGGTATGTAGGTACCGTtagatattatttaaaaaatgacatATACTTAGGTTTTATAAAAGGTCATTTTTCGCAAAAACGACAatactttttatttataaaatgaaaTCATACATTTcaatgtaataataaacagcgtATATTTGTACATATTACCCTTTTACTGTTACTATTGTTAACACGACGTTTAACCCGATTAATATACTTTTATATACCGAAAACAATAGATAAAATTATCAAGATGCATTACAAATTACAACGCACATAATTGTACGTATATAACATTAAGAAATTTAAGGTTATATTAAAGCACAGAAAAAATTAAACAGAGAACAGAAAGTATAACAGAATATCGACTATTCTGTACTTTAGGGAATTTCGAATAAATTTGTATTCAGTCTGCTACAAACGTAGTATAGGTGGAACCACTGATCTCTATATCTGGATACGGAGTAGGATTTAGCTCGACGAGAGCAATAGAGGTGCAGCCATATTGTTAGAATACAATAAGTGCGACGCTTGTGGGGAACTCAAGATACTCAGATTTCCAATTCACATGTATACTCATTTTTTCTCTACACTTTACACAATCCCGAAAATCTACTATCTTGTGAATTGTAGAAAATTTTTGTATAAAAGTGACTACATCGAAACTGAATCACCGTCGAATGACGTCGTGTGGCGTTGAGTAGTAGCAAATAGCGCTACAAGTATACATGCGAATTCGAAATCTTAGTATCTCTGGTCCCCTACAAGTGTCGCGCATGTGTAATATCATAATACAATTACTCTCATCAACGGTCTATGCTCCAAAAACCCCATATATACCTATCCAGATATAGAGATCAATGGGAATTTGAAGTATTTAAAGTGGAACTTTGAACGGGCGCCGCCAGTGTAGAAGGGACATGAGAGGGTCATGATTATGCAACTTATGCAACTTATGCAGATTATGCAGCATATAACGTGTTATATGAAATAAAGTGTCAGTATGTCAATAAAATGTCACGGTATAAATAAACACCGCTGTCTACTCGTGGCCTTCTACTGTACCTTCAACACTAGCGACACCTACTCGAATGCCCAATGTTATGCACAGGGCTCTTAGGGATCGCTGTCCGTCCTGATGTTGGAACGAGAGAGGAGGTACACAAAGTTCCATTGATTCTGTTAAAACTAGATCTAGGGGAAATGCATGTTGTAGAAAATTTCGAATAAGCATATGCTGACTTGCTAGAAACATATTTCTGGAAACCTCACCCAGTCGCCGCCAGTATCTAAATCTGTGACTGGCAGAAGGGTCGCTTATTCGACATATAAACTGACATACCCAAATTCTATTTCAGCTTAGGTTCTACTTTAATTCTGTAGCTCAGCAGTGGTAAAATCAacagatttttaatatttttacgtaattttttatgaataaacATAATTTTCCTTACTTATTTCATACAAGtgcatttaaatattttctctttAATAAATTTAACTTACAGAATATGTAACGCAGACATACAATGGGAAATAGTTTATTGAAACAGAGTAAAAACTGCACTTTAAGAGTGATATAATTCCGTTCCTATGGTTTATTGTTTCAGATAGAAATATAGAAAGTGTAAACAttagttttttaattttatagtaataaaaatttcaaataattcaattacttttttattattgtaaaattaaaaaattaatgtttACACTTTCTATGTTTCTATCTGAAACAATAAACCGTAGGAGCGAAATTATATCACtcttaaaatgtattttttactCTGTATCCGTAAACTACTTCCCATTGCATGTCTGCGTTACATATTCTATAACTTAAATTTACTAAagagaaaatatttatatacactTGTATAAAATATGCAAGGAAAATTACatttattcataaaaaattacttaaaaacattaaaaatctGTTAATTTTACTACTGCAGGAGCTACAGAATTAAAGTAGAACCtaagctaaaatagaatttgaGTATGTCAGTTTATACGCTAAATAAGCGACTCTACCAGCCACAGATTTAGACACTGGCGGCGCCTGAGTGAGGTTTCCAGAATTATGTTTGTAGCAAGTCGGCATGCTTATTCGAAATTTCCTACATCATACATTTCCCCTAGATCTAGTTCTGACAGAATCAACGGAACTTTGTGTACAAGCTTCTCCGAAATTCCCTATACCGGTGTTATCTAGTTGTGACAGATTCAATGCAAGTCTCTATGAATGAAATGAAAGTTAAGCATTGTATTCGAAACAGAACGCGGGTAATCAAAATTCATATTATAccactaaaaataaaatagttgaCTAGACATGGAAAGTCAATCGAATCAATCGCCTTCATCTGCCGTGCCATCTTTTTATGCACCCCCTGTTGAATACAAAGGAAAAAATACTGCGATACTTTATCAACAGATTTGTACGGTTAGAGGTTATGTTTACGTATAAAAGTTCTATCTTATGTATACATTTAGTGAAACATTTAAATGAAAGAAAAGTAAATTCACAAAACATGTTTTAAATTTTTGATTTACAGAACTTGGACAAAGTCGCAAAAAGCTTACAAAACACTGATAAGAATTATAAAAACTTAAAAAAAGATATTTCAAGAGCAACTATATTGTTTTCTGCAATTGAAAAGGCAGTTCGGGATAAATAGttccttttttaaattttacgtgtaatgttaattttaaaataagagtaactttaatatttttttatgtgcaaataaaatttttataaaaacctAGTTTTGATTTGTTAttgcttatattttatttaagtaaATTTTGAGTTGTATTTGTAATTTTCAAGTATAATTTACTTAAATTTTCAATATCAACGAATAGATATTTTGAATGACGCAAGATAACAGACAGAGGCCGGTCCTTGTTTTTTCAATCATCCTTGATGATGAAGTACCTTCTGATTGTAATTCGTGATTTTACTTACACTTATCACAGCGGGAAATCAAATCAACCAAGTATAAactaatgaatgaagattggaaaCCAGATATtcaatttaacatgataaaatgCGATGCATTTTTGCATTTAAAAAAGAATACTTTCCGAAAGTAtcgatcgatggaaaaacatttaaaaagtttttttaaaacaaatataaaCATTACTTCTCAAATAGCATCTTTTGTTATGAATTGAGTTTTCTTAAACTATGCAAATTTGTTTTAcctatataaataattaaaaatcgacATACAGTTACACAAAATTATGGAATAATCATTTTCATCTTGAAAATATCCTCATCCTACTATCATAAAACAGTATATCACCAATTATATTAAATTTCAAGTATCCAAGGTTAAAATGTAAAACCTAAAAATCATTTCCGCAATGGTATTACGTTATATTACATATACACGATTGAAGCACCTACTTGACGAAGATAGCTTGTCTCATTTATCAGAAACTATAAGGGCCCGATGATTATGTAAATATATTTCGTAAAACTAAAACAGGTGTGATAATGCAAATATAAGAACAATTCCTATTTTTATATTCTCAACGATTTTCGTGTTACAAATACCTTTTTTTATCAATTCATTCTCAAATTTTTCTATACTATCAAATCAATTATAGATCAAATAGAAACCATTTCTACTTCCAAGCTTTATAGTCACTTATCGTACTAACATTGCAAATACTGTTCTTCTGTAGTTTTTATCAACGTATGCACGATATGCAGTTAATTGACGAAGAAGCGTgttaacaaaatttttaaagCAAAATAGTAGATATCGTATTCATACATAAGACAAAGCAATTTATCGCTATTAATTATTCTAATActaaatatttaacaaaattcAGATCAGGCATTTAAAGAGAGATCAGAGGGGACCAAAAAAGTCCAATGTCGCAAGGCAAAAGGAATTTAACTTCGCAAAGAATTTGTTAAGGACTTCGCACCGGTCTGTCCGGGACCAGCCACGGTGGTGGCAATTGATCGAAATTAATTTGTTAGGGTGTCCCCTAAATTAATTGTTTATCACGCAATTCTTTCTCGCCAGTTCCCCGTACACGCGTGTCATGAAAACACCTTGAACGAACAGGGGGAGCCCTTAACGGAAGTTTGGACAGTCGAATACCATCGTTTCCGACTGGGAAGATGCTCGTTGGGGGTAATTGCGCCCATCTCCTTCCCGGTACCATCAGTTTCAATAAAAGTAATTATCGTGGCAAACCTTTTGAAGTAAAAATCGATGGGCATAGATGAGGGTGGAAGTAAATTGGGTACGACTATTACGTGTGCACAATCGAGCCGCGCGTATAATGAATTCAATTGTTTGGTGTGGTTTTTATTGCCCTACTCCTCGCCATGTCGTCCAATCGGGGATAAGCGAGGGCGCCCGTCGCTACATTCGAAATATATAAATGTGTCAATAACtgttcctcgacgctcagtcagtATTTTTATTCGTCGCTGCCAAACTGACGATTAAATAGTGAATACACGCGGCTTTCGTTTCCACGTACGAGAGAAAGTCGAGAGAGAAAATGGTAAGTCTGTAACACCTTCACGCTCAGATCCTGACCCACGCTTTTCTCTGTAACTGATCGGCAAAATAACGAAAATCGAGCCGATTTTTCAGAGCGACCGTGAACGGGACTGTCACTAGCCGAACCGATTAGCTCCATAAATGATATCCAATATCGCGAAAAATGTTGCCTtctaaaattaagaaaaattggAAGAAGTTGATCGGTCTGGCTTTGGATAAGCTCTAATATCGGAACCGATAATTACAGTTTTCTTTGCTAATAATAGACTCCTTTCCACGCGCTCCTTTGATATCGTCTCCCCCAGGAAGAGAGAAATTTCTTCTTTCATAGTTCGGATCGATCGGCACGATTTTTCTGTCAGAAGAGAGCCACGGAAAAAGAGTAAAAGAGGGCCAGAAAATAGTTAACATTCCTATTCCTTTTATCATTTTCATATGACACTGCATATTTTTCTTATCGCGATTTATGG carries:
- the LOC143184527 gene encoding uncharacterized protein LOC143184527 isoform X1; the encoded protein is MEVDDVNLLVQDIKETNKIPKEELQFLRNLKVQLKNPVLPQHEIETRAGSRPPTHQEIKKFEKFSAIKKGCFHPSEDQIISNNWKSFCKLHNWDSRKVQPFLLLREENVAYIRSKIQRRRFVQFLADGLPNRTLYSVYHRFRNLYQERLQRRFLPEEDKMILNHLERNINLDEKRKYADLAKVLKRSRASIWRRYMLLKKKRQ
- the LOC143184527 gene encoding uncharacterized protein LOC143184527 isoform X2; the protein is MEVDDVNLLVQDIKETNKIPKEELQHEIETRAGSRPPTHQEIKKFEKFSAIKKGCFHPSEDQIISNNWKSFCKLHNWDSRKVQPFLLLREENVAYIRSKIQRRRFVQFLADGLPNRTLYSVYHRFRNLYQERLQRRFLPEEDKMILNHLERNINLDEKRKYADLAKVLKRSRASIWRRYMLLKKKRQ